In the Hippoglossus stenolepis isolate QCI-W04-F060 chromosome 14, HSTE1.2, whole genome shotgun sequence genome, one interval contains:
- the atp11b gene encoding phospholipid-transporting ATPase IF isoform X2, whose product MLRWIRQQLGFDPPHQSETRTVYVANRFPQHGHYIPQRFADNRIISSKYTIWNFVPKNLFEQFRRIANFYFIIIFLVQLMIDTPTSPVTSGLPLFFVITVTAIKQGYEDWLRHKADNEVNGAPVFVVRSGSLVQTRSKNIRVGDIVRVAKDETFPADLALLSSDRADGTCHITSASLDGETNLKTHYSVAETSVCQSVSRLESLQAVVECQQPEADLYRFVGRITVTEHGEEIVRPLGPENLLLRGARLKNTKEIFGVAVYTGMESKMALNYKCKSQKRSAVEKSMNTFLIIYLGILLFEAVLSTILKYAWQAEDKWDEPFYNQKTEQEKNSSPILKFISDFLAFLVLYNFIIPISLYVTVEMQKFLGSFFIGWDLDLYHEETDQKAQVNTSDLNEELGQVEYVFTDKTGTLTENEMHFRECSINGTKYREVNGKLVPEGMTDDSPDGSMPHLIGEELLFLQAVALCHTVHISYDQPDCLVGGDPFSHTNGFSSNHMEYYASSPDEKALVEAAKRIGVAFSGSSGDTLEIKTFGKLEKYKLLHVLEFDADRRRMSVILQTPSGGQVLFTKGAESAILPFSTSGEIEKTRLHVDEFALKGLRTLVVACRHFSPEEYIDLDRRLNGARTALQQREERLQEAFSYIEKDLQVLGATGVEDKLQDKVQETIEALRLAGIKVWVLTGDKHETAVSVSLSCGHFHRTMNILELLQQRSDNECAEQLRILARRIKEDHVIQHGLVVDGASLSLALREHEKLFMEVCKNCSAVLCCRMAPLQKAKVVRLFKTSPEKPITLAIGDGANDVSMIQEAHVGIGIMGKEGRQAVRNSDYAIARFRFLAKLLLVHGHFYYIRIATLVQYFFYKNVCFITPQFLYQFFCLFSQQTLYDSVYLTLYNICFTSLPILVFSLFEQLVHPHVLQNKPGLYRDISKNALLSFRTFLYWTLLGFCHAFIFFFGSYILMGEDTTLMGNGQMFGNWTFGTLVFTVMVITVTLKLAIETHFWTWMNHFVTWGSIAFYFIFSLFYGGIIWPFLHTQDMYFVFVQLLSSGSAWFAIIIIVITCLFPDVVKRVFYRHLQPTSTQKSQSLSAPAQTLSCVESLCCYQHGHSGCSRLARFLEQMTGQCPAGENHCPTSSSNNRSWSDTENFYSNDRSILTLSPIEASHC is encoded by the exons TTAATGATAGATACTCCAACTTCCCCAGTCACCAGTGGGCTGCCTCTTTTCTTTGTGATCACAGTAACTGCCATAAAACAG GGCTACGAGGACTGGCTGAGACACAAGGCCGACAATGAGGTGAATGGGGCTCCAGTGTTTGTGGTTCGCAGTGGAAGTCTGGTCCAAACGAGATCTAAAAACATCAGG gTCGGGGACATTGTTCGTGTGGCTAAAGATGAAACGTTTCCTGCTGACCTGGCGTTGCTGTCGTCAGATCGTGCAGACGGCACCTGTCACATCACCTCAGCCAGCCTTGATGGAGAGACCAACCTTAAG aCCCACTACTCTGTGGCGGAGACATCCGTGTGTCAGTCAGTGTCCCGGCTGGAGTCTCTGCAGGCTGTGGTGGAGTGTCAACAGCCAGAAGCTGACCTGTACAG GTTTGTTGGTCGGATCACGGTGACAGAGCACGGGGAGGAGATTGTCAG ACCTCTAGGTCCGGAGAATTTGCTGCTGCGAGGGgccaggttgaaaaataccaaaGAGATTTTTG GTGTGGCAGTTTACACAGGGATGGAGTCCAAGATGGCCCTCAACTATAAGTGCAAGTCCCAGAAGCGCTCTGCAGTGGAGAA GTCCATGAATACCTTCCTAATCATCTACCTGGGCATCCTGCTGTTCGAGGCGGTCCTCAGCACCATCCTGAAGTATGCCTGGCAGGCCGAGGACAAGTGGGACGAGCCCTTCTACAACCAAAAGactgaacaagagaaaaacagcagtcCG ATCTTAAAGTTCATCTCGGACTTCTTGGCATTTTTGGTCCTCTACAACTTCATCATCCCCATCTCACTCTACGTTACCGTGGAGATGCAGAAGTTCCTGGGCTCCTTTTTCATTGGCTGGGATTTGGACCTTTACCACGAGGAAACTGACCAGAAAGCTCAGGTCAACACCTCCGACCTCAATGAGGAGCTGGGGCAG GTGGAATATGTTTTTACCGATAAGACGGGTACACTAACAGAAAACGAGATGCATTTCCGTGAGTGTTCCATTAATGGAACAAAGTACCGGGAGGTTAACGGCAAACTGGTTCCAGAGGGAATGACTGACGATTCACCGGATGGTTCTATGCCTCACCTG ATCGGTGAGGAATTGTTATTTCTCCAGGCGGTGGCATTGTGTCACACGGTTCACATCAGCTACGACCAACCCGACTGCCTGGTTGGAGGAGACCCGTTCTCCCACACAAACGGTTTCTCTTCGAATCACATGGAGTACTATGCCTCTTCCCCAGACGAGAAAGCTTTAGTAGAGGCAGCGAAGAG AATCGGAGTGGCCTTCAGTGGCAGCAGCGGAGACACCCTGGAAATCAAAACATTTGGCAAGTTAGAGAA GTACAAACTGCTCCACGTGTTAGAGTTTGATGCTGATCGCAGGAGGATGAGCGTCATACTCCAGACTCCCTCAG GAGGTCAAGTGCTGTTTACCAAGGGAGCAGAGTCCGCCATCTTGCCTTTCAGCACCAGTGGTGAGATAGAGAAGACGAGACTGCACGTTGATGAGTTTGCACTG AAAGGTTTGCGGACCCTGGTGGTCGCATGTCGTCACTTCAGCCCAGAGGAGTACATCGATTTGGACAGGCGACTGAATGGCGCCCGCactgctctgcagcagagggaggagagacttCAGGAGGCCTTCAGCTACATCGAGAAAGACCTGCAGGTCCTGGGAGCAACAGGGGTGGAGGACAA ACTCCAAGACAAAGTGCAGGAGACCATTGAGGCTTTGCGGCTGGCGGGGATCAAAGTATGGGTGCTGACAGgggacaaacatgaaacagcGGTCAGTGTCAGCCTGTCCTGTGGTCACTTCCACCGAACCATGAACATCCTGGAGCTTCTGCAGCAGCGCTCAGACAACGAGTGTGCCGAGCAGCTCCGCATACTGGCCAGGAG GATAAAGGAGGACCATGTCATACAGCACGGGCTGGTCGTGGATGGAGCCAGTCTCTCTTTAGCATTGAGGGAGCATGAGAAGCTCTTTATGGAAGTGTGTAAAAACTGTTCAGCGGTGTTGTGCTGCCGCATGGCCCCACTACAGAAAGCAAAG GTGGTACGTCTTTTCAAAACATCTCCGGAGAAACCCATCACCTTAGCTATTGGAGATGGAGCTAATGATGTCAGTATGATACAGGAAGCCCACGTGGGCATAG gTATCATGGGGAAGGAGGGTCGTCAGGCCGTGAGAAACAGTGACTATGCAATTGCCAGGTTTAGGTTCCTGGCTAAACTACTGCTGGTCCACGGTCACTTCTACTACATTCGAATAGCTACGCTTGTACAGTActttttctacaag aatgtgtgttttattacgCCGCAGTTTTTATACCagttcttctgtttgttttcacaacaA ACTCTGTACGACAGTGTGTATCTGACACTGTACAACATCTGCTTCACCTCGCTGCCCATACTGGTGTTCAGCCTGTTTGAACAGCTGGTCCATCCACACGTCCTGCAGAACAAACCTGGCCTGTACAG GGACATAAGCAAAAACGCTCTGCTGTCTTTTCGGACCTTCCTGTACTGGACTTTGTTGGGCTTCTGTCAcgccttcatcttcttctttggATCGTACATACTGATGGGAGAAGACACCACGCTTATGGGCAACggacag ATGTTTGGAAACTGGACATTTGGAACGCTGGTCTTTACGGTTATGGTCATCACTGTCACATTAAAG CTTGCTATAGAGACTCATTTCTGGACGTGGATGAACCATTTTGTGACCTGGGGTTCGATTGCCTTCTacttcatcttctctctcttctacGGAGGAATCATCTG GCCGTTCCTCCACACCCAGGACATGTACTTTGTATTCGTGCAGCTGCTCTCCAGCGGTTCCGCCTGGTtcgccatcatcatcattgtcatAACTTGCCTCTTCCCTGATGTGGTGAAGAGGGTTTTTTACAGACATCTGCAGCCCACCAGCACGCAGAAGAGTCAG TCTCTATCAGCCCCCGCGCAGACCCTCAGCTGTGTGGAGTCCCTGTGCTGCTACCAACATGGGCATAGCGGCTGTTCCCGCCTGGCCCGCTTCCTGGAGCAAATGACAGGGCAGTGCCCGGCCGGTGAGAACCATTGCCCGACatccagcagcaacaacag GTCTTGGAGCGACACGGAGAACTTCTACTCTAACGATCGCAGCATCCTGACGCTGTCGCCCATCGAGGCCTCTCACTGCTGA
- the atp11b gene encoding phospholipid-transporting ATPase IF isoform X1: protein MLRWIRQQLGFDPPHQSETRTVYVANRFPQHGHYIPQRFADNRIISSKYTIWNFVPKNLFEQFRRIANFYFIIIFLVQLMIDTPTSPVTSGLPLFFVITVTAIKQGYEDWLRHKADNEVNGAPVFVVRSGSLVQTRSKNIRVGDIVRVAKDETFPADLALLSSDRADGTCHITSASLDGETNLKTHYSVAETSVCQSVSRLESLQAVVECQQPEADLYRFVGRITVTEHGEEIVRPLGPENLLLRGARLKNTKEIFGVAVYTGMESKMALNYKCKSQKRSAVEKSMNTFLIIYLGILLFEAVLSTILKYAWQAEDKWDEPFYNQKTEQEKNSSPILKFISDFLAFLVLYNFIIPISLYVTVEMQKFLGSFFIGWDLDLYHEETDQKAQVNTSDLNEELGQVEYVFTDKTGTLTENEMHFRECSINGTKYREVNGKLVPEGMTDDSPDGSMPHLIGEELLFLQAVALCHTVHISYDQPDCLVGGDPFSHTNGFSSNHMEYYASSPDEKALVEAAKRIGVAFSGSSGDTLEIKTFGKLEKYKLLHVLEFDADRRRMSVILQTPSGGQVLFTKGAESAILPFSTSGEIEKTRLHVDEFALKGLRTLVVACRHFSPEEYIDLDRRLNGARTALQQREERLQEAFSYIEKDLQVLGATGVEDKLQDKVQETIEALRLAGIKVWVLTGDKHETAVSVSLSCGHFHRTMNILELLQQRSDNECAEQLRILARRIKEDHVIQHGLVVDGASLSLALREHEKLFMEVCKNCSAVLCCRMAPLQKAKVVRLFKTSPEKPITLAIGDGANDVSMIQEAHVGIGIMGKEGRQAVRNSDYAIARFRFLAKLLLVHGHFYYIRIATLVQYFFYKNVCFITPQFLYQFFCLFSQQTLYDSVYLTLYNICFTSLPILVFSLFEQLVHPHVLQNKPGLYRDISKNALLSFRTFLYWTLLGFCHAFIFFFGSYILMGEDTTLMGNGQILRANRQLMFGNWTFGTLVFTVMVITVTLKLAIETHFWTWMNHFVTWGSIAFYFIFSLFYGGIIWPFLHTQDMYFVFVQLLSSGSAWFAIIIIVITCLFPDVVKRVFYRHLQPTSTQKSQSLSAPAQTLSCVESLCCYQHGHSGCSRLARFLEQMTGQCPAGENHCPTSSSNNRSWSDTENFYSNDRSILTLSPIEASHC, encoded by the exons TTAATGATAGATACTCCAACTTCCCCAGTCACCAGTGGGCTGCCTCTTTTCTTTGTGATCACAGTAACTGCCATAAAACAG GGCTACGAGGACTGGCTGAGACACAAGGCCGACAATGAGGTGAATGGGGCTCCAGTGTTTGTGGTTCGCAGTGGAAGTCTGGTCCAAACGAGATCTAAAAACATCAGG gTCGGGGACATTGTTCGTGTGGCTAAAGATGAAACGTTTCCTGCTGACCTGGCGTTGCTGTCGTCAGATCGTGCAGACGGCACCTGTCACATCACCTCAGCCAGCCTTGATGGAGAGACCAACCTTAAG aCCCACTACTCTGTGGCGGAGACATCCGTGTGTCAGTCAGTGTCCCGGCTGGAGTCTCTGCAGGCTGTGGTGGAGTGTCAACAGCCAGAAGCTGACCTGTACAG GTTTGTTGGTCGGATCACGGTGACAGAGCACGGGGAGGAGATTGTCAG ACCTCTAGGTCCGGAGAATTTGCTGCTGCGAGGGgccaggttgaaaaataccaaaGAGATTTTTG GTGTGGCAGTTTACACAGGGATGGAGTCCAAGATGGCCCTCAACTATAAGTGCAAGTCCCAGAAGCGCTCTGCAGTGGAGAA GTCCATGAATACCTTCCTAATCATCTACCTGGGCATCCTGCTGTTCGAGGCGGTCCTCAGCACCATCCTGAAGTATGCCTGGCAGGCCGAGGACAAGTGGGACGAGCCCTTCTACAACCAAAAGactgaacaagagaaaaacagcagtcCG ATCTTAAAGTTCATCTCGGACTTCTTGGCATTTTTGGTCCTCTACAACTTCATCATCCCCATCTCACTCTACGTTACCGTGGAGATGCAGAAGTTCCTGGGCTCCTTTTTCATTGGCTGGGATTTGGACCTTTACCACGAGGAAACTGACCAGAAAGCTCAGGTCAACACCTCCGACCTCAATGAGGAGCTGGGGCAG GTGGAATATGTTTTTACCGATAAGACGGGTACACTAACAGAAAACGAGATGCATTTCCGTGAGTGTTCCATTAATGGAACAAAGTACCGGGAGGTTAACGGCAAACTGGTTCCAGAGGGAATGACTGACGATTCACCGGATGGTTCTATGCCTCACCTG ATCGGTGAGGAATTGTTATTTCTCCAGGCGGTGGCATTGTGTCACACGGTTCACATCAGCTACGACCAACCCGACTGCCTGGTTGGAGGAGACCCGTTCTCCCACACAAACGGTTTCTCTTCGAATCACATGGAGTACTATGCCTCTTCCCCAGACGAGAAAGCTTTAGTAGAGGCAGCGAAGAG AATCGGAGTGGCCTTCAGTGGCAGCAGCGGAGACACCCTGGAAATCAAAACATTTGGCAAGTTAGAGAA GTACAAACTGCTCCACGTGTTAGAGTTTGATGCTGATCGCAGGAGGATGAGCGTCATACTCCAGACTCCCTCAG GAGGTCAAGTGCTGTTTACCAAGGGAGCAGAGTCCGCCATCTTGCCTTTCAGCACCAGTGGTGAGATAGAGAAGACGAGACTGCACGTTGATGAGTTTGCACTG AAAGGTTTGCGGACCCTGGTGGTCGCATGTCGTCACTTCAGCCCAGAGGAGTACATCGATTTGGACAGGCGACTGAATGGCGCCCGCactgctctgcagcagagggaggagagacttCAGGAGGCCTTCAGCTACATCGAGAAAGACCTGCAGGTCCTGGGAGCAACAGGGGTGGAGGACAA ACTCCAAGACAAAGTGCAGGAGACCATTGAGGCTTTGCGGCTGGCGGGGATCAAAGTATGGGTGCTGACAGgggacaaacatgaaacagcGGTCAGTGTCAGCCTGTCCTGTGGTCACTTCCACCGAACCATGAACATCCTGGAGCTTCTGCAGCAGCGCTCAGACAACGAGTGTGCCGAGCAGCTCCGCATACTGGCCAGGAG GATAAAGGAGGACCATGTCATACAGCACGGGCTGGTCGTGGATGGAGCCAGTCTCTCTTTAGCATTGAGGGAGCATGAGAAGCTCTTTATGGAAGTGTGTAAAAACTGTTCAGCGGTGTTGTGCTGCCGCATGGCCCCACTACAGAAAGCAAAG GTGGTACGTCTTTTCAAAACATCTCCGGAGAAACCCATCACCTTAGCTATTGGAGATGGAGCTAATGATGTCAGTATGATACAGGAAGCCCACGTGGGCATAG gTATCATGGGGAAGGAGGGTCGTCAGGCCGTGAGAAACAGTGACTATGCAATTGCCAGGTTTAGGTTCCTGGCTAAACTACTGCTGGTCCACGGTCACTTCTACTACATTCGAATAGCTACGCTTGTACAGTActttttctacaag aatgtgtgttttattacgCCGCAGTTTTTATACCagttcttctgtttgttttcacaacaA ACTCTGTACGACAGTGTGTATCTGACACTGTACAACATCTGCTTCACCTCGCTGCCCATACTGGTGTTCAGCCTGTTTGAACAGCTGGTCCATCCACACGTCCTGCAGAACAAACCTGGCCTGTACAG GGACATAAGCAAAAACGCTCTGCTGTCTTTTCGGACCTTCCTGTACTGGACTTTGTTGGGCTTCTGTCAcgccttcatcttcttctttggATCGTACATACTGATGGGAGAAGACACCACGCTTATGGGCAACggacag ATCTTGCGAGCTAACAGGCAGTTG ATGTTTGGAAACTGGACATTTGGAACGCTGGTCTTTACGGTTATGGTCATCACTGTCACATTAAAG CTTGCTATAGAGACTCATTTCTGGACGTGGATGAACCATTTTGTGACCTGGGGTTCGATTGCCTTCTacttcatcttctctctcttctacGGAGGAATCATCTG GCCGTTCCTCCACACCCAGGACATGTACTTTGTATTCGTGCAGCTGCTCTCCAGCGGTTCCGCCTGGTtcgccatcatcatcattgtcatAACTTGCCTCTTCCCTGATGTGGTGAAGAGGGTTTTTTACAGACATCTGCAGCCCACCAGCACGCAGAAGAGTCAG TCTCTATCAGCCCCCGCGCAGACCCTCAGCTGTGTGGAGTCCCTGTGCTGCTACCAACATGGGCATAGCGGCTGTTCCCGCCTGGCCCGCTTCCTGGAGCAAATGACAGGGCAGTGCCCGGCCGGTGAGAACCATTGCCCGACatccagcagcaacaacag GTCTTGGAGCGACACGGAGAACTTCTACTCTAACGATCGCAGCATCCTGACGCTGTCGCCCATCGAGGCCTCTCACTGCTGA